The Vanessa cardui chromosome 9, ilVanCard2.1, whole genome shotgun sequence genome has a window encoding:
- the LOC124532222 gene encoding uncharacterized protein LOC124532222, giving the protein MAPIRYSLHYEDYSEHLMSRFGKLLQMQSLVDMTLMCSSHTLRVHKAVLAASSAYFQEVLQKQTGEPLIILKMRFSVLKCLVEFMYCGKTQCLEENLDELVAAAQFLKIKGLSKVTKEGLGINNHSELPVFTPPVVINRPPQSLIDMHSQDNTETKTPLSQLASTNSNQTGESLNRTNKDMVMRIPFDIDGSANSNVDYSDPSRAIRPRRGRPSFKRPSGWEGGGVLGRAAERALMRREQDSRKAIHHLKNLQTKHMQDYMDRVSLSQAVNSICNNDTASSSYLNMDNDIIYMDQTSNSLDPADPFSKDSLGHETITSNYSAATTSSANETSNIGINTAMSQYVNALKSAGLPTDLPILFESGDGSYINVNEQVLLDMVQSSEIQYEVIEQPNIIEKVADPSEIKSIDELSKSIERGEMLIGSKNFPSNNVFNKNSNIHEDTINSLNEILPDNLESFEGQQNFIELDHSLRGEHTSMDRDNNNDFSCIDSDMQFFTKSMSEDVKKYYDDQPLNDPRVLDQYCPASTSFDTSFNMSLLDTKTHLGDNTNQQYSSLNTDDLKRNDGCYDFSLQLPHTSDFKEDALDCLLSTPKHNENQDSYHDTDDRVQEQDEIMKDLMNIENRINMGNCDSNVTHRESDVSDNINNSTLDSDIPDLSKDINSVKDDVASSDNTLQWDFIKMNDIGEKNDLNNSTNMIPPESNISKSVVDLTDSVNLDAEKWDSMNEDHLTDKENKSYDYQNTNTSTLDENIPFAVGLLPLKQVQSSEEEMLLKRKNVNDIDMLDNVDAKCLKRKIKC; this is encoded by the exons atggCTCCTATACGATATAGTTTACATTATGAAGATTATTCAGAGCATCTTATGTCACGATTTGGAAAGCTCTTACAAATGCAATCATTGGTGGATATGACACTAATGTGTAGTTCGCACACTTTGCGTGTTCATAAAGCAGTACTTGCTGCTAGTAGTGCTTATTTCCAA GaagttttacaaaaacaaactgGAGAaccattgattattttaaaaatgaggtTTAGTGTACTCAAATGTTTAGTTGAGTTCATGTATTGCGGGAAGACTCAGTGCTTAGAGGAGAACCTGGACGAGCTCGTGGCTGCAGCTcagttccttaaaataaaagGATTATCAAAAGTGACAAAGGAAGGACTGGGTATCAACAATCATA GTGAACTGCCCGTGTTCACACCGCCAGTCGTGATCAACCGTCCACCTCAGTCGCTTATTGATATGCACTCGCAG GACAACACGGAGACCAAGACACCCCTTTCTCAATTGGCTTCAACGAACAGCAATCAAACCGGAGAAAGCCTTAATCGAACAAACAAG GATATGGTGATGCGTATACCTTTTGATATTGACGGCAGCGCAAACTCCAACGTTGATTATTCGGACCCCTCGCGAGCTATCCGACCGCGTCGTGGGAGGCCTAGTTTTAAG CGGCCCAGCGGTTGGGAGGGTGGCGGAGTCTTAGGGCGAGCTGCCGAAAGAGCCCTGATGCGTCGCGAGCAGGACTCTCGTAAAGCTATACACCATTTAAAGAATTTACAGACGAAACATATGCAG GATTATATGGACAGGGTATCGCTATCACAAGCCGTTAACAGCATTTGCAACAATGACACTGCGTCCTCCAGCTATCTCAACATGGATAATGATATCATATACATGGATCAAACGTCCAACTCACTCGATCCTGCGGACCCATTTTCCAAAGACTCACTCGGACACGAAACAATAACATCAAACTACTCTGCTGCGACGACCAGTTCAGCGAATGAAACTTCAAACATCGGCATAAACACTGCCATGTCACAATACGTAAATGCATTAAAAAGCGCTGGATTGCCTACAGACTtgccaattttatttgaatctgGAGACGGGTCATACATAAACGTTAACGAGCAAGTTCTACTGGACATGGTCCAGAGCAGTGAAATACAATACGAAGTTATCGAACAGCCCAATATTATCGAAAAAGTAGCCGATCCAAGCGAGATCAAAAGTATTGATGAACTCTCAAAATCTATAGAGCGGGGCGAAATGCTGATAGGGTCCAAGAACTTCCCTtcgaataatgtatttaataaaaatagtaatattcaCGAGGATACAATAAACAGTTTAAACGAAATCTTACCTGATAATTTAGAATCATTTGAAGGACAgcaaaattttatagaattagATCATTCCCTTCGAGGCGAACATACGTCTATGGATagagataataataatgatttttcatGTATAGACAGTGACATGCAGTTTTTCACAAAATCTATGAGTGAGGACGTTAAAAAATACTATGATGACCAACCTCTGAATGATCCTCGAGTACTTGATCAATATTGTCCAGCAAGTACTTCTTTTGACACAAGTTTTAATATGTCTCTACTAGATACAAAAACCCATTTAGGTGACAACACGAACCAGCAGTATAGCTCTCTGAATACTGATGACCTAAAAAGAAACGACGGTTGTTATGATTTTAGTTTACAACTGCCTCATACAAGTGACTTTAAAGAAGATGCTCTGGATTGTCTACTGTCTACTCCAAAACACAATGAAAATCAAGATAGTTACCACGATACAGATGACAGAGTTCAAGAACAAGATGAAATAATGAAAGATCTGATGaatattgaaaatagaataaacaTGGGTAACTGTGATAGCAATGTAACTCACAGGGAAAGCGATGTttcagataatattaataatagcacGTTGGATTCCGATATACCCGATCTTTCAAAAGATATCAATTCCGTAAAGGATGACGTCGCTTCGTCTGATAACACTTTACAATGGgactttattaaaatgaatgacaTTGGTGAAAAAAATGACCTTAATAATTCTACTAATATGATTCCACCAGAAtctaatatttcaaaatcagtGGTTGATTTAACCGATTCTGTAAATCTTGACGCCGAAAAATGGGACTCCATGAATGAAGATCACTTGACAGACAAAGAGAATAAAAGTTACGATTACCAAAATACCAATACTTCAACTCTGGATGAAAATATACCATTTGCGGTTGGACTTCTTCCTTTAAAACAAGTACAAAGCAGTGAGGAAGAGATGTTGTTGAAAAGGAAGAATGTAAATGATATCGATATGTTAGATAATGTAGACGCTAAATgtttaaaacgtaaaataaaatgt
- the LOC124532221 gene encoding contactin: MRKQNMRGILILTFVFSSVYSQGLEQSIPNNPNYPQYQKDTNQNGSLYRSNQQIPYGSFPVNGNEYGHTAQSSFYQDSFNSEVYGEGENNVDPQNTANYYAGLDYEERYRCPPHWIRYRESCYRFTKSPDRPRNEARKICQAFEADLASISSPEEHGFIITTLMRIDPQKGSWYVGAHQQTPGYWANEGDGSQLTGLENAFIDDRTLTYTSYNLLPRDYLIYKFSNEDGRWGLAPVEGIQYHHFICEGQTQRLHYLIEEERSFTYGLDTFDPERIPKGPYFTKEPVDTIYDPLKNHYVQLTCIAGGYPAPTYKWFREDYQVDSPVFTEINPLSDPRIVLSGGTLMIYNPDADKDNAKFHCTATNKFGVIRSESVRLSFGFIREFNQKRPVESGKQYWGKVMYCDPPSYYPSVNFLWARNYFPNLVEEDRRVFVSYDGGLYFSALENIDRGNYSCNVMSKVSDAGRNGPFFPLLVYPNSDYQQLKFPNNFPKVFPEAPIVGQEVRLECISFGYPVPSYNWTRTGGRIPRKAHLSNFDRVLTIPNVGVEDEGEYKCDVRNDRAHISNNVFLKVQAEPNFTIPLTNKHVDNKGDLHWNCEAFGIPDVNYTWWKNGQKLSMDTLETEDRDRYVIQDNVLIIKFLDPTRDPGMFQCEAKNQLKAKYSTGQLRVLSLKPSFKKRPLESETYGSEGGNVTLRCNPEAAPKPTFTWKKDNIVIGAGGKRFITENGNLIIRQLSRDDEGVYTCVAKNQYGSDESRGRLIVLRAPRFTERLPTRITKQVGQVIFLHCNAEIDSLLDTAYLWNHNGLRMKEAADLYADKRIKIDGGELTIFDVRLSDVGEYECIVKSAIGRISTRTQLRIEGPPGSPGGLQVINIQRSSVTLEWTDSNPNGRPITNYVVTGRTQWNTTWYIVSDSVSNVMEIGRYNGRKRATITTTLMPWSVYEFRVQAVNSLGIGEPSSPSPQFSTQPDKPYQAPFNVGGGGGKIGDLTIKWSPMPLSLQNGPGIHYKIFWRRNNSEVEFQSLLLKEYGNIGMHVVHIPLDYFFTAYNVKVQAFNDIGAGPESEVVTIYSAEDMPQVAPQQVYSRSFNSTSLNVTWNPIDQSRDRLRGKLIGHRLKYWKQVNKEEECIYFLSRTTRNWALIVGLQPDTYYFVKVMAFNSAGEGPESERYLERTFRKAPQKPPASVNVWAVNPSTVRVVWRYVQPTDEEEPLIGYKVRVWEIDQDMSTANDTLIPVEHKLEAYVTNLTPGKSYNLRVLAYSNGGDGRMSSPPITFQMGDYHSDAYGYYVRSSAHRSQILRESHIFITFILYCLFCRILYN, translated from the exons ATGCGGAAACAAAACATGAGGGGGATCTTGATTCTTACATTTGTGTTTAGTAGTGTGTACAGTCAAGGATTGGAGCAATCTATTCCAAATAATCCAAATTATCCGCAGTATCAAAAAGATACTAATCAGAATGGATCATTATATCGTTCCAATCAGCAAATTCCTTATGGTAGTTTTCCGGTGAATGGAAATGAGTATGGCCACACAGCACAAAGTTCGTTCTACCAAGATAGTTTTAATTCCGAGGTATATGGCGAAGGAGAAAACAATGTTGATCCTCAGAATACAGCTAACTATTATGCAGGCTTAGATTATGAAGAGCGTTATCGATGCCCTCCGCATTGGATTCGGTATAGAGAATCTTGTTATAGATTTACAAAATCTCCTGATCGACCGCGAAATGAAGCTCGCAAAATTTGCCAAGCATTTGAAGCAGACTTGGCCTCGATAAGCAGTCCTGAAGAGCATGGATTCATCATAACTACATTGATGCGCATAGATCCCCAAAAAGGTTCTTGGTATGTTGGTGCTCATCAACAGACTCCAGGTTATTGGGCTAATGAGGGTGATGGTTCACAATTGACTGGTCTGGAAAATGCTTTCATTGATGATAGAACTTTAACTTACACTAGCTATAATTTGTTACCTcgtgattatttaatttacaaattttccaATGAAGATGGTCGTTGGGGTTTAGCACCTGTTGAAGGCATTCAATACCATCACTTCATTTGTGAGGGTCAAACTCAGCGACTCCATTATCTAATTGAAGAGGAGAGATCATTTACTTATGGTTTAGATACATTTGATCCAGAGAGAATACCAAAGGGGCCCTATTTTACAAAGGAGCCAGTAGACACTATATATGAcccattaaaaaatcattatgtacAGCTGACTTGCATTGCTGGTGGCTATCCAGCACCAACTTATAAATGGTTCAGAGAGGATTATCAAGTGGACAGCCCTGTTTTTACAGAAATTAACCCACTTTCTGACCCGAGAATTGTTTTAAGTGGAGGAACACTTATGATTTACAACCCTGATGCAGATAAGGACAATGCTAAATTTCACTGCACGGCAACAAACAAATTTGGTGTCATACGGTCAGAGTCAGTGAGACTTTCCTTTGGTTTTATAAGGGAGTTCAATCAGAAAAGGCCAGTTGAGAGCGGTAAACAGTACTGGGGAAAAGTAATGTACTGTGATCCACCTTCTTATTACCCATCAGTAAATTTCTTATGGGCACGTAATTATTTCCCTAATCTTGTAGAAGAAGACCGGCGTGTATTTGTATCTTATGATGGTGGTTTATATTTCTCAGCTTTGGAGAATATAGATAGAGGAAATTACAGCTGTAATGTTATGAGTAAAGTATCCGATGCTGGTCGAAATGGTCCATTCTTTCCTTTGTTAGTGTATCCCAATTCAGATTACCAACAACTGAAGTTTCCGAACAATTTTCCAAAAGTTTTCCCAGAGGCCCCAATAGTTGGACAGGAAGTAAGACTAGAATGTATATCATTTGGTTATCCTGTTCCGTCTTATAATTGGACCAGAACAGGTGGAAGAATACCCAGAAAAGCCCATTTAAGTAACTTTGACAGAGTTCTAACAATACCTAATGTTGGTGTTGAAGATGAAGGTGAGTACAAGTGTGATGTGCGTAATGACAGAGCTCATATATCTAATAATGTCTTCCTAAAAGTACAAGCTGAACCCAATTTTACCATCccattaacaaataaacatgtTGACAACAAAGGAGATTTGCATTGGAATTGTGAAGCTTTTGGTATACCTGACGTCAATTACACCTGGTGGAAAAATGGACAAAAACTTTCGATGGATACCTTAGAGACTGAAGACAGAGATAGATATGTTATACAagataatgtattaataatcaAGTTTTTAGACCCAACAAGAGATCCTGGTATGTTCCAATGTGAAGCTAAAAACCAATTAAAGGCGAAATATTCAACAGGACAGTTGCGTGTACTTTCACTTAAACCATCATTTAAGAAACGGCCATTGGAGTCAGAGACCTATGGGTCTGAGGGTGGAAATGTAACTCTCCGGTGCAATCCAGAGGCGGCACCGAAACCCACGTTTACATGGAAAAAAGATAACATTGTTATTGGAGCTGGCGGTAAAAGGTTTATCACTGAAAACGGAAATCTTATTATAAGGCAATTGTCAAGAGATGATGAAGGGGTTTACACTTGTGTTGCTAAGAATCAATATGGCTCTGACGAGAGTCGAGGACGTCTTATTGTTTTGCGTGCTCCACGCTTTACAGAACGATTACCGACGCGTATTACCAAACAAGTCGGTCAAGTTATTTTTTTGCATTGTAACGCCGAAATCGACTCTCTCTTGGACACCGCGTATCTTTGGAATCATAATGGTTTACGAATGAAAGAGGCAGCTGATCTTTACGCCGATAAGCGAATAAAGATTGATGGCGGAGAGCTAACTATTTTCGATGTTAGGCTGTCAGATGTAGGTGAATATGAGTGTATAGTCAAATCAGCTATTGGTCGAATTTCTACACGCACGCAGTTACGGATAGAAGGGCCACCTGGCTCACCGGGTGGTTTACAAGTTATTAACATTCAACGTTCTTCAGTTACCCTGGAATGGACCGACAGCAATCCTAATGGCCGTCCTATCACTAACTACGTCGTAACTGGTCGCACGCAGTGGAATACAACATGGTATATCGTAAGTGATAGTGTTTCCAATGTAATGGAAATTGGCAGATACAATGGACGGAAACGTGCTACGATAACTACAACTCTGATGCCATGGTCTGTTTATGAGTTTAGAGTACAAGCTGTGAACAGTTTGGGTATAGGAGAACCATCATCGCCCAGTCCTCAATTCTCTACTCAACCTGATAAACCTTATCAAGCTCCATTTAATGTAGGAGGTGGTGGCGGAAAAATTGGTGATCTTACTATCAAATGGAGTCCAATGCCTCTATCACTTCAAAATGGCCCTGgcattcattataaaatattttggcgCCGAAATAATTCAGAAGTTGAATTCCAGTCACTTTTACTTAAAGAATACGGTAACATTGGAATGCACGTTGTACATATTCCATTGGATTACTTTTTTACCGCATATAATGTAAAGGTTCAGGCCTTTAATGATATCGGTGCGGGTCCAGAAAGTGAAGTAGTTACAATTTATTCGGCCGAAGATATGCCACAAGTTGCCCCACAGCAGGTTTACTCAAGATCGTTCAACTCTACTTCTCTTAACGTCACATGGAATCCTATTGATCAGTCTCGTGATAGATTACGCGGTAAATTGATTGGCCACCGTCTTAAGTATTGGAAACAAGTTAACAAGGAAGAGGAATGCATATACTTCCTATCTAGGACCACTCGTAATTGGGCTCTCATAGTTGGACTGCAGCCGGATACCTACTATTTTGTTAAG GTAATGGCATTTAATTCAGCTGGCGAAGGTCCAGAGAGTGAACGGTATTTAGAACGTACATTCCGCAAGGCTCCACAAAAGCCACCTGCCTCAGTCAACGTGTGGGCCGTCAACCCCAGCACTGTTCGCGTTGTTTGGAGATACGTACAGCCTACAGACGAGGAGGAACCGCTCATTGGTTACAAG GTGAGAGTATGGGAAATCGACCAGGATATGAGTACTGCAAATGACACCTTAATACCAGTGGAACATAAACTGGAAGCTTATGTTACAAATTTGACACCAGGAAAGTCATATAATTTAAGAGTATTAGCTTACTCAAACGGAGGTGATGGCAGAATGTCCTCTCCACCTATAACCTTCCAGATGGGGGACTATCACAGTGACGCTTATGGATACTACGTAAGAAGCTCTGCTCACAGATCACAAATCTTAAGAGAATCTCATATTTTCatcacttttatattatattgtttattctgTAGGATTCTCTATAATTAA